The following are encoded in a window of Megalopta genalis isolate 19385.01 chromosome 6, iyMegGena1_principal, whole genome shotgun sequence genomic DNA:
- the LOC143259626 gene encoding uncharacterized protein LOC143259626 isoform X3: MMLSYGIPMLLYFLRYVGFMLNFPIIKSLYENIVQDYNTLKNPIEAEMFMKQVQETKRVVFTLTALSGGVVLFVFATLLVPTLLRSHLQIHYLKIFGFFYNETSVQTDLVCCHLVLVSTIGIIALAGTEATLAVSSFYLCGLFEIASYRIQMAVKEMSESTALMVLNIRPAVTMHQRAIKLAADLARNMMNSYLVAIITVVVSFAVNLYRLYLAVMQLDEIDNVLVSLQFVLAHVIIMFSNNYSGQRLINTSIGIFQGTYNSLWYRIPPKSQKTLLFILMKSATEVRFNLSGLFTPCYEGFTSMMSSSFSYFTVLHSVQ; this comes from the exons ATGATGTTATCGTACGGCATTCCGATGTTGCTGTACTTTTTACGATACGTCGGTTTCATGCTCAATTTTCCCATA ATAAAATCATTGTACGAAAACATCGTACAGGATTACAATACGCTGAAAAATCCCATCGAAGCGGAAATGTTCATGAAACAAGTGCAAGAGACAAAGCGCGTGGTTTTTACATTAACAG CCCTATCGGGTGGAGTAGTGCTCTTCGTATTTGCTACGTTACTGGTTCCTACGCTACTGCGATCGCACCTTCAGATTCATTATCTGAAAATTTTCGGATTCTTTTACAACGAGACAAGCGTGCAAACCGATTTAGTTTGCTGCCACCTCGTACTGGTAAGCACGATTGGTATAATTGCGTTAGCAGGTACGGAAGCGACACTGGCCGTTTCTTCCTTTTACCTGTGTGGACTGTTCGAAATCGCCAG TTATCGAATACAAATGGCTGTGAAAGAGATGTCGGAATCGACTGCACTGATGGTGCTAAACATACGGCCGGCGGTAACGATGCACCAGCGAGCCATTAA GCTGGCTGCAGATCTAGCGAGGAACATGATGAATTCGTATTTAGTGGCCATCATAACGGTTGTCGTCTCATTTGCTGTAAATTTATATCGC CTTTACCTAGCGGTTATGCAGCTGGATGAAATAGATAACGTCCTTGTCAGCCTGCAGTTCGTTTTAGCGCATGTCATAATTATGTTCTCGAACAACTATAGCGGGCAGAGACTGATCAACACCAGCATCGGGATCTTCCAGGGCAC GTATAATTCGTTGTGGTACCGTATTCCACCGAAGTCGCAAAAAACGctattattcatattaatgaAAAGTGCGACCGAAGTAAGGTTCAACCTTTCCGGTTTATTCACCCCGTGCTACGAAGGCTTTACGTCG ATGATGAGCTCTTCTTTTTCATATTTTACTGTTCTACATTCGGTTCAGTAA